The genomic segment CCCCCGTTACCCTGACACCCAGAAGCGGCCTCTTTACCTTCATCGCTGCCTAACCTCCTGGGTGATACCTTACTCCAATCTGACTCACATTGGAAGGGGTCTTATTACCCACTGATTACGGTTGTGGAGGTCAGGAGGACAATGCCCTGTATTACGCCCTGAAGGATCAGGTAAGAGAGGTGCATCTGGTGGGCGATGCCAATGGCATAAGGAGAATATTTGAGGCAACACTAGACGGGGCCATGGTGGGCAGGGCACTGTGAGTTTCCACGATTCATGAAGTGAAACCCTTTCCCGCCTGTGGTGGATGGGGGCGACAGCGTCCATAGGTGTCATTCTGGTCCGCTGCAGGCGGAGAATAATTTCGGTTGTTATGCGGAACCAGGGTGAGAACTGGATTCACTTTCCCTCAGGGAATAAAGCCCAGAGAGGTGGCGATATTTCTCGTCGTAGTCCAGGCCGTAGCCAACGACGAACTCATCGGGGATCTTGAAGCCCAGGTAGTCGATAGGCACGCTCACTTTACGGCATGTGGCTTTATCAAAAAGGGCGCACACCTTGACGCTGGCTGGTCTCTTGCGCCGTAGGTAGTTGAGGAGGAAACTCAAGGTTATCCCCGTGTCCACAATATCTTCAACAATCAGGATATCCCGATCTCTTATGGGGGCGCACAGACCTTTCACCAACCTGACTTCGCCTGAGCTTTCCTTTCTTCCCCTACCATAACTCGAAAGCATGACGAACTCCACCTCTAAAGGTATATCCAGATGCCGTACCAGGTCAGCCATGAAAACGAAGCAACCCTTCAGCGCTCCCAGGAGAACAGGCGTCTTACCTTGATAATCTCTCTGAATTTCGGCCGCCAACCTCTCCACAGTGTCCCTTATCTCCTGTGGACTGACGAGAAGCCGGAGTTGAGACATCCAGTGGCCTCCTTCTTCGCCGCTTTGACACCGCCAGACACGACTATTGTAGTGTTTGCAATAGAGCCTTGACAAGGAAGTAAGGAAAGCCTGGGCTTCAGTCTTTCCCCTTCAAACGCCACGGGATGCCGGCAACCATTAGATAGACGTCATCAGCCTGTTGCGCCAGTAGCTGATTCGCCCTGCCCAGGAGATCACGGTAGGCCCGCCCTGTCTCGTAGACGGGCACTACTCCCATGCCCACCTCGTTGGATACAATAATAAAGGTAGCCTTGGTGCTCTTGATGCACCTGATCAGCCCCTCTATCTCAGCGACCACTCTGCCCTCGGCACTGGCATAGTCTATCCGTTCAGGCTCTGCCTCTCCCTCCCCACCCGTGGCTAGCAAGACATTGGAAACAAGAAGGGTCACACAGTCAACAATCACCACTTCGGCGTCCCGAACCTCCGCCATTACCTTCTCTCCCACACCAAGGCCTGCTTCCAGGGTCCGCCAGCTTCGAGGCCGTTTCTTTTTGTGCTCCTCGATGCGCAATCTCATCTCCTCGTCAAGGGGAGCGCCGGTAGCCACAAACAGCGCCTTTTCACCGAGCCGCTGTGCCATCTCCTGGGCCAGGCAACTCTTCCCGCTGCGGGCACCTCCCAGAATGAGAACGCATTTTCTACCCACCTTCAAGCACGACCTTCTTACTTTGCTTTGAGCTGGCATCTGGTGAAATCCAAAAACCAGTACCCGTCCCTCAAAACTCTGTCCCCTGGCACCAGTTGCATTCGTTTTTGAAATAGCGGCCCGTCCACTGCCACCGTGTGGTACTCCCCATGCTCGCCACAGACATCCACATCTTGTTGTTGACATAACACTTTAAGCTCTGATAGGAAGCTATGATCGATGCTCCGTCCCAACCAGTCCTCAGTGAAGATGCTGGCGTTAGCAGACGCCACCAATGCCTGAAAGCCCAAGTCAATGAATTCACCGAGGACACGTTCCGGCGGCACATCCCAGAGAGGCATCACAGGGGTAATCTCCAGTTCGCCGCAGACCCTTTCTATCCAGTCTCTGTGCTCCCGGAGATAGATATCGCCAAAGACCATGCCAACAATACCCTTCCGCTTCAAAGCGGACACGGCCTGCTTGAACCGCTGCTCATAGAGGTTCATCTCCTCTGCCACAGTGTATTGCGCCAGCGGAATCCCTATGGCCTGCGCCTGACACCAGATTATACGAGCCCTGGTCCCGTGAAAGGACACCCTCCTGAACTGGCGCGATATGAAGTTCACCAAGTGCGTTACTTCGTAACCCTGCGTCACCGCCTTATAGCAGGCCAGACAGCTATCTTTGCCTCCACTCCAAGAAGCTACTACACGCATCACCATGGACTATCCTTTCTTAAATGTTTCAGGTGGCAAGTGTCATTGAGGACAGAAAGCATCATACCCCTGGGGTAGGTCTCCACCATGCTCACAGAGGCGCTGTCTATACCAATCTGCCACCAGTGCTCCAGGCCCAGACCCAGTAAGCGGCATACCAGTGTTCGCAGTGAGCCGCCGTGAGCCACCACCAGTATCGTTTCTCTCTCCTTATGCTTTCCTAAACAGCTAGCAATGAACTGGTCTACCCGCGCCGCAAGCTGGCCGACGCTCTCACCCTGGGGAAGCCTCTGGGCAGCGTCCCGGGCTGTCCACCAATCGTTGTCCGGGTAGCGCTGGCCCACTTCATCAAAGGTCAGCCCCTCAAACTCACCAAAGTCTATTTCCCGCAACTCCTTACGGATCACCAATTTTGCGTCGCGCCCGGAAGCAATAATCCGAGCTGTTTGTGCGGCCCGTTCTAGATCGCTGCAATACATAGCGTCGATCTTCTCAGCAGCTAGGCGCTGCCTCACTGCCTCAGCTTCTTTCAGCCCGGTAGCGCTCAAACAGGTATCGCTACATCCCTGGTAGCGACCAGTCTCATTCCATTCTGTTTTGCCATGCCTCACCAGAATAAATCGTGCCAAATTAGATACCTCCATTTGCTATTTTGCAAAATCAAATAGCTTCCATGGCCCGATGAAATTGGTGCTCAGAACGTCAGCTAGCAAGGGGAGCAGAATGAGCACCAGAACCTCGGATAGCTCATTGAGGGCACCGTAGCTGTCACCAGTAAGCCCCCCCAATCTGCGCTTCAAGAATACCGCCACTCCGAAAATAACCAGCCAAAGAGCACCCATAACAGCCAGGCCACTCCACCCGGCCAGCACTGCTGATATCAGCGCGGCAATCAACGTAGCTATTGCCGTACCCTGCCAGTTGGTTTGTTCCTTGAAGGCTTGCCCAGTGCCAACTGGCCTGGCATAAGGAAAAGCAAAGATAGCATAGACCATAGACCATCGGCTCAGAGCCGGCATGATTACCAGAGCAGAGACCCTCATGTCCTCTGGCACGTCCGACAGAGCTACATATTTTACCAGGATCAAACAGCAAGCCGCCACCACCCCGAAACTGCCGACATGGCTATCAGCCATGATCTTCAGCCTTTCCGCGGGGGAGCTCCGCACAAAGGCGCCATCGCAGGTATCAATAAAACCGTCGAGGTGCAGCGCCCCCGTGAGGATGATCATAACCACGATTAGTAAGATACTTGTCAGAGATGTGGATAGGCGGAGCCCAAACAGCTCGTCACAGCCCACCAGGACAAGTCCCAGAAATAGCCCTACCAGAGGGAAGTAGACGATTGACCTTCCTACCTCTTCTGGACCGGCTTCCCGACGCCAGGGCCAGGGAATGATAGTCAGGAATCTCAAGCTGATGAAAAATCCCAAAGTCTTCCTTATTGACTTAATCCTGGCACTAGCCCTTCTTGGAGACCCCCGCCTCATCAAATGTAGCCATCTCGTTCAGTAGCTTCACTGCTGCTTCAGCCAGGAAAATGCCCAGAGCAGCACCAGTGCCTTCGCCGAGGCGCATTTTCAGATCGAGCAGGGGAGTCAACCCCAGGTGTTTCAGCATCCGGCGGTGCCCCCGCTCGGCCGAATTGTGCGCTGCGATGAAGTAGTCCTTCATACCAGGTGATAGGCCAGCCGCAATGAGCGCCGCTGACCCGGAGTTGAACCCGTCTAGGACAACAGGAATGCGGTGCGCCGCAGCGCCCAGCATGACACCGACCAGCCCGCCTATTTCAAACCCCCCCACCTTGGCCAGCACATCCAACGGGTCTTTCGGGTCGGCTTGATTGACTGCCAGAGCCTGGCGGATAATCTCCCCCTTATGGGCCAGTTGCGCCTTATCGATGCCTGTGCCCCTGCCTGCAATGTGCTCCACCGGTTCGCCGGTGATCGCGGCACAGATAGCCGCGCTGGCGGTGGTATTGCCGATGCCCATGTCACCTGTACCTACGATGTCCAGTCCCCGTGCCACCTCAGCCTCCACTATCTCGATACCCGCCGTCACGGCCTGCATAGCCTGCTGGCGCGTCATCGCTGGCCCTTTTGACATGTTTCTGGTGCCTAAGCCCACCGCCCTGCACACCAGGTCGGGATGAGGCTCAAAACCCGAAGCTACTCCCATATCAACCACTACCACCCGTGCCCCAATACACCGTGCCAGAACATTGATGGCGGCGCCGCCCCGTAGGAAGTTGT from the Chloroflexota bacterium genome contains:
- the hpt gene encoding hypoxanthine phosphoribosyltransferase, which codes for MSQLRLLVSPQEIRDTVERLAAEIQRDYQGKTPVLLGALKGCFVFMADLVRHLDIPLEVEFVMLSSYGRGRKESSGEVRLVKGLCAPIRDRDILIVEDIVDTGITLSFLLNYLRRKRPASVKVCALFDKATCRKVSVPIDYLGFKIPDEFVVGYGLDYDEKYRHLSGLYSLRESESSSHPGSA
- the cobU gene encoding bifunctional adenosylcobinamide kinase/adenosylcobinamide-phosphate guanylyltransferase — protein: MPAQSKVRRSCLKVGRKCVLILGGARSGKSCLAQEMAQRLGEKALFVATGAPLDEEMRLRIEEHKKKRPRSWRTLEAGLGVGEKVMAEVRDAEVVIVDCVTLLVSNVLLATGGEGEAEPERIDYASAEGRVVAEIEGLIRCIKSTKATFIIVSNEVGMGVVPVYETGRAYRDLLGRANQLLAQQADDVYLMVAGIPWRLKGKD
- a CDS encoding diphthine--ammonia ligase, translated to MVMRVVASWSGGKDSCLACYKAVTQGYEVTHLVNFISRQFRRVSFHGTRARIIWCQAQAIGIPLAQYTVAEEMNLYEQRFKQAVSALKRKGIVGMVFGDIYLREHRDWIERVCGELEITPVMPLWDVPPERVLGEFIDLGFQALVASANASIFTEDWLGRSIDHSFLSELKVLCQQQDVDVCGEHGEYHTVAVDGPLFQKRMQLVPGDRVLRDGYWFLDFTRCQLKAK
- the cobC gene encoding alpha-ribazole phosphatase, giving the protein MEVSNLARFILVRHGKTEWNETGRYQGCSDTCLSATGLKEAEAVRQRLAAEKIDAMYCSDLERAAQTARIIASGRDAKLVIRKELREIDFGEFEGLTFDEVGQRYPDNDWWTARDAAQRLPQGESVGQLAARVDQFIASCLGKHKERETILVVAHGGSLRTLVCRLLGLGLEHWWQIGIDSASVSMVETYPRGMMLSVLNDTCHLKHLRKDSPW
- the cobS gene encoding adenosylcobinamide-GDP ribazoletransferase, with product MMRRGSPRRASARIKSIRKTLGFFISLRFLTIIPWPWRREAGPEEVGRSIVYFPLVGLFLGLVLVGCDELFGLRLSTSLTSILLIVVMIILTGALHLDGFIDTCDGAFVRSSPAERLKIMADSHVGSFGVVAACCLILVKYVALSDVPEDMRVSALVIMPALSRWSMVYAIFAFPYARPVGTGQAFKEQTNWQGTAIATLIAALISAVLAGWSGLAVMGALWLVIFGVAVFLKRRLGGLTGDSYGALNELSEVLVLILLPLLADVLSTNFIGPWKLFDFAK
- the cobT gene encoding nicotinate-nucleotide--dimethylbenzimidazole phosphoribosyltransferase — protein: MDEHVSRISKAIKPLDRKAMEAARVRQDSLTKPQGSLGRLEELAIKIASIRGKMPPVLEHKAIITMAADHGVVAEGVSAYPKEVTKQMVYNFLRGGAAINVLARCIGARVVVVDMGVASGFEPHPDLVCRAVGLGTRNMSKGPAMTRQQAMQAVTAGIEIVEAEVARGLDIVGTGDMGIGNTTASAAICAAITGEPVEHIAGRGTGIDKAQLAHKGEIIRQALAVNQADPKDPLDVLAKVGGFEIGGLVGVMLGAAAHRIPVVLDGFNSGSAALIAAGLSPGMKDYFIAAHNSAERGHRRMLKHLGLTPLLDLKMRLGEGTGAALGIFLAEAAVKLLNEMATFDEAGVSKKG